GTCGAGGAGGCCGGCATACCCACCCAGCTCATCGAACGCACCGCCGAGCGGGAGATGCTGGCCCACACACTGAAGATGATCCCCCTGGAGGTGGTGGTGCGCAACGTCGCCGCCGGCAGCATCTCCAAGCGTCTGGGCATCCCCGAGGGCACCAGGCTCGAGCAGCCGACCCTCGAGTTCTTCTACAAGGACGACGACCTCGGCGATCCCCTGGTCAACGAGTACCACATCCACAACCTGATGGAGATCAGCGACAAGGACCTGGAGCTGCTGCGCGATTACACCTTCAAGGTCAACGATATCATCGCGCCCCATCTGCTGGAGCGCGGCATCCGTCTGATCGATTTCAAGGTCGAGTACGGCTACGACAACGCCGGCAACGTCCGCCTGGGCGACGAGCTTTCGCCGGACTCCTGCCGCTTCTGGGACGCCGAGACCAACGAAAAGATGGACAAGGACCGCTTCCGCCGCGACCTGGGCGACATCGAAGCCTTCTACGCCGAGGTGCTAAAACGGCTGCAGAACTAGGAGCCGGAGTGGATTACAGCCAATTGGTCAACGACGAGCTGCGGCAGGCGGCCGCCAACCTGGCGGCCTTCGCCGCCGCGCAGGCCGCCCCGCTGACGGCCGCGGCCGGGCTCGTCGTCCAAACCCTCGCCAGGGGCGGCAAGGTGCTGGCCTGCGGCAACGGCGGCAGCGCCGCCGACGCCCAGCACTTCGCCGCCGAACTCGTCGGGCGCTTCGAGACCGAACGCCGGCCCCTCCCCGCCGTCGCCCTGACCACCGACACCAGCATCCTGACTGCCGTCGGCAACGACTACGGCTACGACGAGATTTTTTATCGACAGGTCCGCGCCCTTGGGCGCAAGGGCGACCTTTTGCTGGCCCTCTCCACCAGCGGCAACTCCCCCAACGTGCTCAAGGCCGTCCCGGCCGCCCGGGAGCAGGGCTTGAAGGTTTTGGCTCTCACCGGGCGCGACGGCGGAAAGCTGGCCCCGGCCGCCGACGTCGCCGTCGTCGTGGACACCCAACGCACCTGCCGCATCCAGGAGTGCCACGCCGCCGCCCTGCACACCATCTGCCGCGTCGTCGACGAGGCCTTTCCACCCCGGGGTGACTGACCCCGCGGTCGGAGCTTGACAACGACGGCGACGCGCCCGAACGGATAACCAATGAGCCGACCCGTCGTGGGCCGACAGGCATCAATGGAAGGAACCGAGCGCTCCGCCGCGGCACCGACGGGCAAGCGACTGCTCCTCGTCGAACCCCCCTTCTACCGTCTCTACAAAGACAGCTACTCGCTCACCCGCTACCCCCTCTCCCTGGGCTACCTGGCGGCGGTGGCCGGGGAACGCACCGACTGGCGGGTCCGGGTCTACAACGCCGACTTCGTCCCCGAGGCCGAATCCGTCAGCTTCAGCCACCTCAGCGGACCGGGTTTCCAGCGCTACCGCCGCCTGCTGAGCGATACGACGGCTCCCATCTGGAGCGAGGTCCGCCGCCGGATCGCCGAATACCGGCCCGCCGTCGTCGGCGTGACGGCGAAATCGCAGAACTACACCGCGGCCCTCAACGTCGCCGCCCTGGTCAGGGAGATCGATCCGGGGATCGCGGTGGTCTTCGGCGGTCCCCACCCCAGTCTGACGGGGGGCGAGATCCTGGCCACCGGCCTGGTCGATTACGTCGTCGTCGGCGAGGGCGAAGAGACCTTCGTCGAACTGCTCCAGGCCCTGGGCGATGATCCGACCAGGGTGTCGTCGGCGAAGCTGGAATCGATCCGGGGACTGTACTTCAACGGTCCGGACGGCCCTCGCTTCAACGGTCCCCGGGAGTTCATCACCGATCTAGACTCCCTGCCCTACCCCCACGAGTACGCCGCCGAGGTGCTCTGGGACCACGACGATTATCCGGACTACGCCTTCCGCTCGCTGATGGCGACGCGAGGCTGTCCCTACAATTGCTTCTTCTGTGGTTCGCGCAACCTCTGGAGCCGTCGGGTCCGCTTCCGCTCCGTCGCCGACGTCGTCCGCCAGATCAACTCCCTGGCCGCCCACGGCATCCAGCGGGTGCACTTTGAAGACGACACATTTGGTGTCACCAGGTCCTACCTGCGCCGGCTGTGCCACGCCATGCGCCTTCACTGCCCCGGGGTGGAATGGAGCTGCGAGACCCACGTCAACCTGATCGACGTCGCCAACCTGCGCTTGATGCGCGACGCCGGCTGCGTCTCGATCCAGCTCGGGGTGGAGTCCGGCAGCAACCGCGTCCTGAGCGACATGCGCAAGCGCTACACCATCGAGGACGCCCGTCGGGCCGCCGGTTTAATCGCCCGTCACGGTCTCGAGCTGGAGGCCTTCTTCATGGTCGGCTTCATCACCGACGACGAGGAAAGCCTGGCCGAGACCTGGTGGGCGATGAAGACCATCCCGGGGATGATCTCCTACAGCATCTTCACCCCCTACCCCGGCACCGAGGCCTTCGAGCGTTGCCGGGAGCTGGGCCTGCTCGACGACGATTACGACGTCTCGCGCTTCAACCATCAGAGCCCGGCCAACTGCTTCAGCGACCGTCTGGAGCACGACCGCTTCCGCCGGATGGTCGCCGTCATCGAGCGCGGCGTCGATCGCAAAAACCGACAGCGGTGGCTGAGGGACAAGCTGTCCTTCGGCACCCTGCGCCGTCTGCGCCGCCTGGGACTGCGTACCGTCCTGCGCCGGCTCAGGCAGTACGCGCACTGAGATCGCCCGCCGCGAGGGCGATGCATTCCGGCCGCTAACCGAGGAAGGTCCATGGTCGATCGTTTGGATCGCCGGCGTCTGGAAGAACTGCTGACCGCCGTCGGCGGCCGACGGGTGCTGATCGTCGGCGACGTGATGCTCGATCGCTACGTCTGGGGCCGCGTCGAGCGCATCAGCCCCGAGGCGCCGGTACCCGTCGTCGAGGTGCGCGAGGAAACCCGATTGACCGGCGGAGCGGCCAACGTGGCCCGCACGATTCGCGCCCTGGGCGGAGAACCCCTGCTGGTGGGCGTCGTCGGCGATGATCCCGCCGCCGACGAGCTGCGCGACCTGCTGGCCGAGGCCGGCCTCGACCACGACCACCTCGTCGTCGACCGGACCCGGCCCACCACGGTCAAAACCCGCATCCTGGCCGACAAGCAGCAGGTCTGCCGGGTGGACCGCGAGGAGCGGTGCCCCCTCGGCGCGGCGACGAGGGAACACCTGGCCCGGGTCGCCCGCAACGTTCTCGAGGGAGCCGCGGCCCTGCTGTTGTCCGACTACGGCAAGGGCGTCCTCGAAGCCGAGCTGATCCGCGCTCTGGTGTCCGATTGCGCCGACCGCCCCTCCGTGGTCGATCCCAAACAGGACCACTTCGACGCCTACGCCGGGGTCACCGTGGCCACGCCCAACCACTACGAGGCCGCCGGCGCCGTCGGCCTCGCCGCCGATTACGGCAACCTGAATCGGGTCGCCGAACACCTGTTCGAGCGGACCGCTCTGGAGAACCTGTTGATCACCTGCGGCGCCCGGGGGATGCGTCTCTACGAGGGTCCCGACCAGCCGCCCGCGTTGATCGATACCGTGGCCCGCGAGGTTTTCGACGTCACCGGGGCCGGCGACACCGTGGCCGGGGTGCTGGCCCTGGCCCTGGCCGCCGACGCCAGCCTGCTCGAGGGCGCTCTGCTGGCCAATCTGGCCGCCGGCGTCGTCGTCGGCAAGCTGGGGGCGGCCACCGCCGACGCCGACGAGATTCTCCAACGTCACCGCCAACTCCAATGAGTGCGACCGGCTCCCTTGACAACCCCCCGGGGCGATGCTACGCTGAGTCCACCCTTGATAAGAACGGCTGTACACAATTATGCAAGCTTCATTCAATCGCCCGGGTCGCGCCCCGACTCGGAGCGGCGTCTGTTGGCGAAGTATGTCTGAGCTCTTGATTGACTAGGTCTTATTCTGATTCTTTTACGCCGCTCGCCGCGTTTGCGAAGGGGATAACGATGCTGAAAAAGCTGCATTTCGATTTCCGCGACGTTTTGCGCGCCCCCAGACTGGGCTTCTCCGCCAAGAAGGTCTGGGTCCAGTTCCAGGGCCTGATCGTCGGTCTGTTCGGTTACGCCGTGCTGGCCTACGCCGCCCTGCTGATCGAGGGCTTCACCCTGGGCGAGATCTGGACCATGTTCGGCGCCCTGCCCCTGCCCATCTGTTGCGGACTGCACTGGTACGGCTGGGTCATCTTCGCCCTGGGCGGTTTGTGGGCCCTGGTGATCTGCCTGATGGCCGGCACCGCCACCTCGAAGCTGACCTATGAGCAGCTCCGCGGCAACGACTTCTACTCCAAGAAAGAGGCCTGGCGCTTCGCCCGCAAGCACGCCCCCGCCGTGATCCTCTCCCCCGTCGGCATGGCCATCGTCGTGGCCATCCTGATCGGCGGCGGTCTGCTGATCGGCCTGATCGCCGGCACCGGCGCCGTGGGCGCCTGGCTGACCAGCGCCTTCTACCCGGTGATCATGGCCATCACCATCTTCACCGTCTACCTGGTGCTGATCGTCCTCGTCGGCTTGATCATCTCCCCCGCCGTCGTCGCCACCACCAAAAACGACACCTTCGAGACCATCTTCGAGCTCTTCTCGACGGTCTCCGCCCAGCCCTGGCGCCTGGTGCTCTACAACATCCTGCTGGGCATCGCCATGGCCATCGCCGGGCTGATCCTGATCATCTTCGTCATCCTGGCGCTCAAGCTGATGCAGACCGTCTTCGGACTGGCCTGGGGCTCTGATTTCACCGGCTACGTCTTCCCCCAGGCGGGCGCCTACACCTTCGCCTTCCTCAAGACCCCGGCCTCCATCCTGCAGGCCAACACGATGAACTGCGTAGCCCAGATATCGCTGGAAAGCGGCCTGCCGATATCGGAGATCATCTACAGCGTGCCCGGGCTGAACTGGATCGCCTGGCTGGGTCTGCCGCCGCTGGTCGTTCAGCCCAGCGCCGGTCTCCAGGTGGCCGCCATCATCTACACCGTCTGGACCGTCGTACTGCTGGGCCTGATCGTCAGCTACTACTTCTCGACCTTCTACGTCGGCCAGACGCTCATCTACATCGCCCTGCGCAAGAAGAAGGACGACGAGAACCTGCTGGAGCGCAAGGACTACGAGGAAGAGTTCCCCGAGTTCGAGGTCCCCGAGGAAAACGAGGCGCCGCCCGGGGATGACGAAACCGCCGGCGAGACCGAGTCCGAGGCGCCCGCGGAAGACGCCGACAAAGCGCCGGACGAACCCTCCGGGGACGACGACTAGGTCCTCGAACCCTCTTGAGCAATACGAGCCGGGACCCACAGGGGTCCCGGCTGTTGCAATCGCCGCTCCGCCTCAGCTTGGCCGTCGAGTAAGCGACGAGCGTAGGTGGATTGCACCGAACCAGCGAGCCGCCAAGGTCCAGCCGGCGGAAGCTGTCTCATCTCCGACTTCGCCGCTCGCCCGATCGCCGAAAACTCCGGACCGGCGCCCTCCAGGCCCCTCCGGCGTTGGGCGGAAGTGGACTGCTCGACACCGGGCCCGAGTAACCAGCTAAACCGGTCAAGATAATTGTCATAATGATACTATCCAGCAGTAACTATGTATAGTAAAATGAAAGTTTCTTGTGATCTCAAATACATAATGCTTACAGGGAGGTTATCGTGAAGGGAACGGCCCTCGTCGTGGCGCGCAGCTTCGTCCAAGAGCGATTCGGCGACGACAAGTGGCAAGAGATTCTGCAAAGAGCCGGGATGAAGGGCAAGCCCGTCATGGCCACCCGGGAGTATCCCAATGAGCTGGTCGGTGTGTTCGGCAGGCTGATCGCCGAAGAACTCAACGTTGAATTTGACGACTGGGTGCGTATCTTCGGCCGCTACTTCACCTCGACTTTTGCCCCCTTGTACTACAAGGCCTACTTCCGCCCCGGCTGGAAACTCAAGGAGTTCCTACCTTACATCCCCCGGGTCTACTCCGTGGCCACCGCGGGCTTCGACCCGGGCGCCCGGGGCGGTATGCTCACCGAGTGGGTCGACGACAGGACCATCCGCTACACCTACCAGACCAGGCTAGGCCTGGTCAGCTTCCTCACCGGCCTGATCGAGGGCGCCGCCGAGCACTACGGCGAACCCGTCAGCGTCGAGCGCACCGGCGAGATGGTCGTCGAGGCCGAGCTGCTGTAGCGGTTTACCGAAAGTTTTTCTCCCCCCGAACGGGCGTACTGGTCACGCCCGTTTTCTGTATCTCTCGTCGATATCTTGACAGTCATTACCTCGAGGAATAGTCTTGAATTCGTTATCCGACCATTGATCGATACAATACGGGTGAGTAAGGGGAGGCGGCGATGCGCAGGTTATCCTATCTCTGTGTGTACTGGTGTTAAACATCGGCGCCGAGCTGCCCTACGGCTACGAGCCCGACTGGGAGAGCGAAGGGATCCGTTACAGCACTGACTGCTGTGTCGGCGATTTCAACGGTGACGGCTGGCGGCTGGAGAACGGCGAACTCCGTACCGGCGATGGCCAGCGTAAGGTGTTCTATGTGGAACACTACCCGGCCCGGGAGATCAGCGCGGTCCGCGTCGATGGCGTCACCCTGCCCGATGACGAGTGATGCTGCGATCCGGAGCTGGGCTGGGTCTCCCTGGGCTTCGCCCCAGGCGCCGGCGCGGAGATCGCCCTGGATTACGTCTGGAGCGACCGGCTGGATTTCTACGCCGCCAACTGCGTGATCCCCGATTACTCGGGCCATGATGCCGTCTACTACAACGACGGC
The Candidatus Coatesbacteria bacterium genome window above contains:
- a CDS encoding phosphoribosylaminoimidazolesuccinocarboxamide synthase, encoding MTDTILYEGKAKVVFATDDPNIVRLYYKDDATAFNGVKKGTIEGKGYYNNAITEILFRLVEEAGIPTQLIERTAEREMLAHTLKMIPLEVVVRNVAAGSISKRLGIPEGTRLEQPTLEFFYKDDDLGDPLVNEYHIHNLMEISDKDLELLRDYTFKVNDIIAPHLLERGIRLIDFKVEYGYDNAGNVRLGDELSPDSCRFWDAETNEKMDKDRFRRDLGDIEAFYAEVLKRLQN
- the gmhA gene encoding D-sedoheptulose 7-phosphate isomerase — protein: MVNDELRQAAANLAAFAAAQAAPLTAAAGLVVQTLARGGKVLACGNGGSAADAQHFAAELVGRFETERRPLPAVALTTDTSILTAVGNDYGYDEIFYRQVRALGRKGDLLLALSTSGNSPNVLKAVPAAREQGLKVLALTGRDGGKLAPAADVAVVVDTQRTCRIQECHAAALHTICRVVDEAFPPRGD
- a CDS encoding radical SAM protein, translated to MSRPVVGRQASMEGTERSAAAPTGKRLLLVEPPFYRLYKDSYSLTRYPLSLGYLAAVAGERTDWRVRVYNADFVPEAESVSFSHLSGPGFQRYRRLLSDTTAPIWSEVRRRIAEYRPAVVGVTAKSQNYTAALNVAALVREIDPGIAVVFGGPHPSLTGGEILATGLVDYVVVGEGEETFVELLQALGDDPTRVSSAKLESIRGLYFNGPDGPRFNGPREFITDLDSLPYPHEYAAEVLWDHDDYPDYAFRSLMATRGCPYNCFFCGSRNLWSRRVRFRSVADVVRQINSLAAHGIQRVHFEDDTFGVTRSYLRRLCHAMRLHCPGVEWSCETHVNLIDVANLRLMRDAGCVSIQLGVESGSNRVLSDMRKRYTIEDARRAAGLIARHGLELEAFFMVGFITDDEESLAETWWAMKTIPGMISYSIFTPYPGTEAFERCRELGLLDDDYDVSRFNHQSPANCFSDRLEHDRFRRMVAVIERGVDRKNRQRWLRDKLSFGTLRRLRRLGLRTVLRRLRQYAH
- the rfaE1 gene encoding D-glycero-beta-D-manno-heptose-7-phosphate kinase, yielding MDRRRLEELLTAVGGRRVLIVGDVMLDRYVWGRVERISPEAPVPVVEVREETRLTGGAANVARTIRALGGEPLLVGVVGDDPAADELRDLLAEAGLDHDHLVVDRTRPTTVKTRILADKQQVCRVDREERCPLGAATREHLARVARNVLEGAAALLLSDYGKGVLEAELIRALVSDCADRPSVVDPKQDHFDAYAGVTVATPNHYEAAGAVGLAADYGNLNRVAEHLFERTALENLLITCGARGMRLYEGPDQPPALIDTVAREVFDVTGAGDTVAGVLALALAADASLLEGALLANLAAGVVVGKLGAATADADEILQRHRQLQ